ACCAACCGCTGCACACCAGCGTGGCCGACTGGCGCCAGGCCATCGTGGATGCCCTGGAACAAGACGGGCTCGCCCTGCATCGCTTTCCGGTGCTCGACCTGGCGGGTCGCGTGATGCATTTCGAGTCCCCCGTCCGCCTCCGAATGGCCGGCCGCTGGCTCAACGCAGGCCAGTTCCTGCCGTGGGCGGCACGCTGCGGCCAGATCGAGCAGATCGATGCGCGCGTGGTCGCAAGCGCGTGTGCCGCACTGGCCGACGACCCGACAGGCCCCGGACTGGCGATCAACCTTTCCACCGAAGCGCTCAGCAGCACCCGGGGCCGCGAGGACTTCATCGCAACCCTGAAGGCCCACCGCCACATCGCGCATCGACTGTGGGTGGACGTGAAGGAAAGCTCCGCCCTGCGCTACCCCATCGAGTTCCGCATGCTCTGCGTTGCGCTGAGCGCGCTCGGCTGCAAGATCGGACTGAAGCACGCCGGCGAGGACGTTGCACGCTTCGCCGAACTGCACGATCTCGGACTCGACTACATCAAGATCAGCGCTGCCTTCATCCGCGACATCGACGCCAACCCGGGCAACCAGGCCCTGGTCCGGGGGGTGTGTACCCTCGCACACTCGATCGGGCTGAAAGTGATTGCCGAAGGCGTCAGCAGTCACGGCGAAGCGTCGGTGCTGGCCGATCTGGGACTGGATGGCATGACCGGCCCCCGGATTGTCGAGAACAGTCGATCCAGCGGCGACGTGTCGCGGGATCCGGCGGGCCAGGCCATGACTTCGCAATAAGCCCGGGGGCGGAGCGCGTCCGCGCAAGCGCCTCCGCGCCTCGCTTTCGGGCCTGCAGGCAGGGGCCCATTCTCGAGCCATCGAGGAACACGATCACGCTTGCGGATGGTAGTCGCATGCGAAAATTCCCTTGTCGGGGCATGGATTCACTCTGCTCGTCGCAGGCCTCCGGCCCGCACTTCACGACGGCGCCTGGTCGCTACACGGACGTCGCGTCCAGCCCCCGGTGCGCATGATCACCATGCGCCATTTCATTCTGAGAGGTTGCCTGACTCGTGGCTGAAGGATCTGCAGCGGACTTTCCGCACACGTCAAAACACCCCGATGTTGCCGGGCCGGCAGCAGATGCAGTGCCCGGCAGATCCGATGATCTGCTCGAATGCCTGCTGCTGGTGGCGCGCGCCCACGGCCGCACGATCACGCGTGACGCAGTGCTCGGCGGACTGCCTGTGGCCGACGAGGGCCTGAAGCCCTCGCTGTTCGAGCGCGCAGCCAGGCGGGCAGGCTTCACCAGCCGCATCGTGAGCAAGCCGCTCGGCGGACTCAACGACGCACTGCTGCCAACCATCCTCCTGCTGCACGGTGACGCGGCCTGCGTGCTGACGGGCTGGAGCGAAGATCGCAGCCACGCCCGCGTGGTCTTCCCCGAACTCGGCGACACGGTGGTCGATCTCCCGGTGCAGGCCTTGCAAGCGCGCCATAGCGGCCGCGCGATCCACGTACGGCCACAGGTGCATTTCGATGCCCGCACCCCGATCGTGCGTGCGCAGCGTGGCAACCACTGGTTCTGGGGCGCGATCATCGAGAACCGCTCGCTGTACCGGGACGTCCTGCTGGCCGCTTTCATGATCAACGTGTTCGCGCTCGGCGTCCCGCTCTTCACCATGAACGTCTACGACCGCGTGGTGCCGAACAACGCGGTGGACACCCTCTGGGTACTCGCCGCAGGCGTCGTGGTCGTGCTGCTCGGCGACCTCGTGCTGCGCACGCTGCGCGGCTACTTCGTCGACCTGGCGGGCAATCGCGCCGACGTGCGGATCTCTGCCCTGATCATGGAGCGGGTGCTCGGCATGCGCATGGAAGAGCGGCCCCCTTCGGCCGGATCCTTTGCGGCCAACCTGCGTGCCTTCGAATCGGTGCGCGACTTCATCGGCTCGGCAACGGTAGTGTCCTTCATCGATGTGCCCTTCGCGCTCGTCTTCCTGGTGGTGATCGGCTGGATCGCATGGCCCATGCTGTTGCCCTTCTTCCTCGGCGTGGCCGTCGTACTGCTCTACGCGCTGAGCGTGCAGCGTCGCATGCACGAGCTGTCGGAGCTGACCTATCGCGCCGGCGCCCAGCGCAACGCCACGCTCATCGAAGGACTGGTCGGACTGGAAACCGTGAAGTCGCTCGGCGCCGAAGCGCCGCTGCAACTCAAGTGGGAGAAAAGCGCCGCGCTGCTCGCACGGGTCGCCGCGCAGTTGCGCCTGTTGTCGGCCACCGCGACCAACGGCACATCGACCGTGCAGCAACTGGTCAACGTGTCCATGATCGTGCTCGGCGTCTATCTGATCAGCCACAACGAATTGTCGATGGGCGGCCTGATCGCCTGCTATCTGCTGTCGTCACGCGCGATGGCGCCGATCGGGCAGGTCGCCGGGCTGCTGATCCAGTACCACAACGCATCCACCGCACTCGAGTCGCTGGACCAGATGATGCTGCGCGAGGTCGAGCGCCCCGAGGGCAGCGCCTTCATCAGCCGCGGCAGCTTTCGCGGCGAGATCGAGTTCCGCGATGTCAGCTTTGCCTACCCGGGACAGCAGACGGAGTCGCTGCGCGCGGTATCCCTGCGCATCCGCCCGGGCGAGCGGGTCGGCATCCTCGGTCGCATCGGCTCGGGGAAGACGACACTGGAGAAACTCATCCTCGGTCTGTACCGGCCGACCGCCGGTTCCGTACTGATCGACGGCATCGATCAGCGCCAGCTCGATCCGGCCGAACTCCGTCGTCACATCGGCTACGTGCAGCAGGACATCACGCTGTTCTACGGCGCGCTGCGCGAGAACATCACCATTGCAGCCCCGCATGCCGACGACGCCGACGTCATTCGCGCCGCGGAAACGGCCGGCATCCTCGACTTCGTCAATTCGCACCCACGCGGCTTCGACATGCTGATCGGCGAACGGGGCGAGTCCCTGTCGGGCGGCCAGCGCCAGGGC
This genomic window from Thauera humireducens contains:
- a CDS encoding type I secretion system permease/ATPase produces the protein MPGRSDDLLECLLLVARAHGRTITRDAVLGGLPVADEGLKPSLFERAARRAGFTSRIVSKPLGGLNDALLPTILLLHGDAACVLTGWSEDRSHARVVFPELGDTVVDLPVQALQARHSGRAIHVRPQVHFDARTPIVRAQRGNHWFWGAIIENRSLYRDVLLAAFMINVFALGVPLFTMNVYDRVVPNNAVDTLWVLAAGVVVVLLGDLVLRTLRGYFVDLAGNRADVRISALIMERVLGMRMEERPPSAGSFAANLRAFESVRDFIGSATVVSFIDVPFALVFLVVIGWIAWPMLLPFFLGVAVVLLYALSVQRRMHELSELTYRAGAQRNATLIEGLVGLETVKSLGAEAPLQLKWEKSAALLARVAAQLRLLSATATNGTSTVQQLVNVSMIVLGVYLISHNELSMGGLIACYLLSSRAMAPIGQVAGLLIQYHNASTALESLDQMMLREVERPEGSAFISRGSFRGEIEFRDVSFAYPGQQTESLRAVSLRIRPGERVGILGRIGSGKTTLEKLILGLYRPTAGSVLIDGIDQRQLDPAELRRHIGYVQQDITLFYGALRENITIAAPHADDADVIRAAETAGILDFVNSHPRGFDMLIGERGESLSGGQRQGVAIARAVIKDPPILLLDEPTASMDNSSEEAIKRRLTEFARHKTLLIVTHRTSLLDLVDRVIVLDGGRIVADGPKAQVVEALRQGRIGRGS